One Aegilops tauschii subsp. strangulata cultivar AL8/78 chromosome 2, Aet v6.0, whole genome shotgun sequence genomic window, TGTTGAAATATATGCTCTGCTGGTATGATGTAACCAACTTGTTAGACCTAAAAAGAGTTTGATGCCATTTTTTAACCTTGATTAAAGTGAGTGACTTGTGTGGTATGTACATAGTAAAGCATACATAAAATATATTTTGCTTAAGTGGATTATGGGTCCTATCTGAACTAACTTATGACAGTGAGGGTTTGATTAATTATCCTGATGCTGAATGTTTGACGTGTCTTGATGGGCAAGTAGTGGTATATAAGCAATCATCTTTGAAGTTCTAACAAACGATAGTAATGGGCAACACAGCACCTTATGCTGTTTCATTTCTCTTAAGGTTTATCTATGGAGTTATGCATATACTTACCAAAGCTGCTTTTAACCAAGGTACAAGTACATACGTTCTTAATTTCTACAGGCATGCAATAGCCACAATGTTCTTACTGCCCATTGCTTTTGCGATTGAAAGGTATGCAGAGTTTTGGTTTCTTAGTTACCTAGATCTGGATGTCATCTAGGAAGCATGCACTGAGATTTATTTTGTAGGAAAACTGCCCCACAAATGTCATACAAAGTCTGTCTGAAGCTATTTGTGCATGCATTATATGGGTAGGTCAAAGTACGAGCCAGAAATGTTTTTATACATTTGTTATTCTTGTTTATCAAATGGCACTGTTAGATTAAAATATTATTTGCAACAGTGCATTATTTTCTCatattttttctgttttattGGGATGAGAGTATTAGTGTGAGAATGGTGACATGAAGTTGTTACATATCTATCCAATACCATAACTGTATCATTATGTTTGTTCTTATCCAAACTTTATATGCTTGAAACTCTTTTGTGTGCCTTTGCAATATACAAACTTCCTTTATTTCATTAATTCCTTGCTCGGTCATTTTGGTTTTAGTGTAGTATACTCATCACCTTCATCAATGGCAATCTGTCCTTTCCGGCAGAGAATTTCAGTTTTACCAGATTTAATATATACTTCCAATTGTTACACTAATTGCAAAAATTGTTGTTCATTTTTGTGGGGAAAGTAGGTATTTTGTTAGGTTAACTGATCAACTTTCTACGGAAGTGTTGTGCAAAGCTCAGAATTATGGAAATAGTTATTGTATTAACCATACCATCTTTTTTCCATCGTACAATAGACCCTTTGGTATTTCTTAGTTAAACTGTTTCATTTCTTTTATTAATGTTATACATCTTATACTCTTGTTTCATTTCCCCAGGATGTCTGCTCCTTTTAACATATCATGTGTTGGCCTCAAATATGCTTCAGCAGCTTCTGCTTCTGCAGTAATAAATCTCCTGCCAGTTTTAACTTTTATTTTGGCTCTTCTGTTGGGGTATGTGTTATTAATGATAACTGAATTACTTCCTAAGGCTAGTTTTTTCTTTGCCTTTTGGTAAATACTCCttccgtcccacaatataagatgtttttgcaaGATATGTTAGCTTGCAAAAATGTCTTATATtgtgagacggagggagtacaatttaAATATGTCATCAAACTAAGTGCGAGTGGGAGCAGATGATATCACTaactgagttatgtgtgtggAACGATTGGAAGTATCACCTATAAGTGTTGTAAAGGGTGGAGATAACACCTTTGAGTGGTAACTTTCTCTCTCATTAATTTTGCTGCCATAAAATAGTACAGTGATTTATATTTAATTATATATAGTAGGAGTGCTAATCAGTTCCTATTGGTTATGTTCATCTGACATTTGACCAACATCCCTAACTTATTAGGGTGTACCAATTTTTTTATCCACACTAATTTAGTACCATTGTGAAATTTGTTTATTGCGCTTCTTTGAATTTAGTAAAAACTATTAGCTAAATGCTTGTGCTGCTACGGAAgttattttctgttatatattACAGTTGTTAAATGCTTCTGCAAGATAGTCCATGAGTTCGTACAAACTTTAGAAACATCATCTAAAAAATATGCATCAGTCAAATCAACCGTATGTACATCCTCTGAAAAATGGATGACAGCTGTGGTAATTACTAATAACTTAAGAAGTGAATGCACGGCCACCAACTCTGATCATTACCATTAGTATTTAGTAGTCTAAACATATATACTTTAGTGTAGATGTGAGTGCATTGATGAACATGGTGTAGTAAAGATAGTGGGACTGAAAATTAGTTTGACTTGCTTTATATACAATGTGAACTTTTATGATAAAAATTCCGTGTAATAGGGAGTGATTTGTTCTTCTCCTTATGGTAGAATGGAGTCTTTGCAATTAAAGCGCTTCCATGGGATTATGAAAGTTTCTGGTATAGTGCTTTGTGCGGCTGGTGTTACTGTACTAACGCTATACCAAGGACCGGAGCTCAAATCTGTTGTCCATTACCCTCTTTTTCACCACGCGAGTCAAGTTGATACTCATCCCTCAAGGAGCTGGATATTGGGAATTCTCCTGCAGTCTCTTGCGACTGTATTGTTTGCTCTTTGGACAGTGGTTCAGGTATGCATCTCGCTGTGTGCACAGGTTACAGATTCAAGTGTGTGCGGGCATGTTGCGATGCTAATTTATTCATCCTAAATTTAGCCTGCATGTTGCTTTCTAGGGCCCATTGCTGGAGGAGTATCCATCCATACTGCTTAACACTAGCCTTCAGATTGTCTTTGCGACTGTTCAATCTTTTTTTATGGCTCTAGTGATGGAGGGAGACTTTTCAAGATGGAAGCTGAGCTTGGATGTAGGTCTTGTCGCTATCGTCTATTGTGTAAGTACAAGAATCCCCTCAGGAGCAGCAAATCATTGATTCATTAGAAGACTGTTACCGTGGAAGTAGAAAACAAAAAT contains:
- the LOC109764458 gene encoding WAT1-related protein At5g64700; amino-acid sequence: MGNTAPYAVSFLLRFIYGVMHILTKAAFNQGTSTYVLNFYRHAIATMFLLPIAFAIERKTAPQMSYKVCLKLFVHALYGMSAPFNISCVGLKYASAASASAVINLLPVLTFILALLLGMESLQLKRFHGIMKVSGIVLCAAGVTVLTLYQGPELKSVVHYPLFHHASQVDTHPSRSWILGILLQSLATVLFALWTVVQGPLLEEYPSILLNTSLQIVFATVQSFFMALVMEGDFSRWKLSLDVGLVAIVYCGVFVSALVNYLQIWVIGRCGPVFLSMTVPLTLVITIILSLLIGEPVSLGSVISGALMVGGLYNVLWGKRIEQVALCKQGGSREHAACFDLEEQESGAPVPSTQDSIKPVPDSNDPNETRKGDSDRCKRVLSRLRGDATGDPEKGAPWGGVPMW